CTGTCTGTTTACTTTAGGGTGGGAAATGTAGTCAACATCATAGCAAAGGTCAACCGAGCATTCACATCCAGCATGGAGGTTGGTGAAAAACCATTTTAGTTCTGCATATCtcagaaaatgaaatgcatgtaGTGATTGTCTTTCATTTCAGGTGGGTATTCTGGTGAATTGTGAGGACCTTTACGCTGACAGGCAGTGGAAGGTTTGCCATGCCTTTGCCACCTTTGTTGCCCGACGAACTGGAGTTGGGAAGGTAAGGGATAAGAACTGAAATATGGACGTTTTACTGAAGCTAGTTCTTCATTCAGAGTTTGTTCATGTGCATGCAGGTACAGCTGAAGCAGGTGCTCCCTCGCACACAGATGGAGCAGATGGAGTACAGCCTGGCAGCAGAGCGGAGGAGGATGAGGCTGATCCACGCTGAGATCATTACAGACCTACTGAACAGCAGCACAGCACAACTAGGTAAAGGCTGTAGACATCAGGCTTTGAATCACTGCACATATGtaccatttaaaaaatctgaattgaTTTAAGCTCCTTGCTTTTCCCGCCCTCACCAGGAGAATGTCAGGAGTACCAGGATGCCGTACCGGCTGAGCGACCCGGGTTGAGAGTGTGGAGTTGGTGCTGCCGCCACATGCTAACCACCAAGTCAGCACCTTCGGGGGCCAGATCATGGCCTGGATGGAGAATGTGGCGACAATTGCAGCAAGGTGTGGATCTGACATTTCAGCTTTCCTCAGTTTGTTTTCGGAATAAGACTTAAAATCCCTTTAAGGAGTAGTTTAACTCTGAAAACTGCCATGACGGCTTTTCTGCTGAGTGGGTCATGAAGCCAGTCGGTAAGCTTAAATTTGGCCTGAAGCctggaaacagagggaaaaagTTGCGGTTTTACTGGGAGAAATCTGTCGGACTGTTTCTTGGCCGGACGCAGTGAGTTTTTGATcattatcaaatcaaatcaaaatctTTTATAGTCCCAGATCACAAAACATGCCTCAAAGGGCTTCACAAAgcaataaaaaagcaaatacaaaacTAATACAAATATCATAGCACAAAAAACATTCTATAAAACATAAGTAGAGCCAATTTATAAAAGTATTTGTATGCAGAAGAGACAGACGTTAtctcatcccacctcggcacagcactaagcgctATGGGAAACTCCGTTGCGCCTGTAGCCgtcaggctgcacaacaaggggttaaccatgtgactcactgacaataacccgggCTGCACATCAAGCATGCACtcttgcacttttgcacaataactttgacctgcactctcgttctgaacacatacatgtgtatattttttaacattactCTCGTTActtatttgtatattatttttttttgtttttagaattttattttagaatttattatttttaattttaaatgtgtgtttcatatccctgtgtgaatctgtactgtttttcctctttgttgctgcttaaacactcgaatttccccacagggattaataaaggtacttcttatcttatcttatcttatgctAATGAAGATGGAAACTAGGTGACAAGGAAGACAGATATGAAGAGATGCGTTTCGCCTTTTGTTGGCTTTTCTTTGAGACCCCATGAAGTCACTACACGTGGCCCAGAAAAAGTCCCATAAAAAGCCCCTATGAAACCACAGACAGTCTTTTTTACTGTTTAGAATTTGTACAAATTACGCAAATAAGATAAACTAATAATCATGAGTTTAATAAAAACTAGTGGATGGGAGATTTTGCCTTAACACCTCTGCTGCTTCCCATTCATTTGGAAAACATGAGAGCGGTTTCAATATTCTCATTTATCGTCTCCCATCTGGAAAACAAATTGGCATATTCTTACagcaacactttaaaataaaacaccttttctctgttttcatttagtCGATTGTGTAACGCACACCCGACGTTGAGGTCCATAGACATGTTTCATTTCCGTGGGCCGTCTCACATTGGTGACAGACTGGTTCTGAAAGCCATTGTGAACAATACCTTCAAGCAAAGGTGAGTCTACACATaaagaacacacaaacaaaagcatgaaGAATGTGTCTCATCTAATAGTTTTACATCTCTATAACTCAACTTTTATTGtctcaaatgtgtttatactgaACATCTATGTTTTCTGAACCCACTCCCCTTCATTCTTGCGCTGTAGCATGGAGGTGGGAGTGTGTGCTGAGGCCTACCAGGGTGGGGAACCTCTGCGCCATATAAATAGTGCTTTCATGACCTTTGAGGTGCTGGACAGTGACAGGAAACCGAGCACGGTGCCACGTATACGACCTGAGCCTGTGGTGAGTTTTCTTAGTGTCCTGTAGCTTCCTGAAAATCCATAATAagcagtaatatatatatagagccAAAAGAAGCAGATTTCCTAAAGTAAGAATCCTTTTGTGGGGATTTTTATGTTATGTTCTACAGGATGGAAAAAGACGATATCAAGAAGCTGTTGCCAGAAGGAAGATTCGCCTTGACCGGTTAGTATCTCcctttaagataagataagataatcctttattagtcccacgCTGGGGAAATATGCAGTTCAAAAGCAGCAAAACAGATAGTAAACAGTAAGAGGTTGACCATGCAGATATGTGTATTGTTTcatatgcattttttatgttCCTAAAGCCGACGGTACACTGACATGTattccatttaaaatgtatattgatAACAGTAGGAAAAGACACCTAGATGGAATAAAAATCTATAGAAAAGTATGTTTTTGAGCCTTACCGTAAGTGGCcctttatttaatacattgaACAAATaatactacatttcatttggagGCGCCTTTCACGACACCAAATGATGCAAACACAAGCAGGGCAAACataaaagagacaaacacaacCTTTAGTCTATGAATACTGTAGAAAGGCATTGGAAGTCGTACAGACACAGTCGTCCTTTCTCTGCTTTGTCCGACAGAATCTATTACAATATTCTGCAGCAGCGAGTGACTTGGCAGAAAAGCATatcacagcagagcagaccTGAGTCTGTTAGGCATAATAACCTCATTGTTCAACTGTGAAATACCCTGACTGCAGTATAATCTTTCTTCCACTATTTGTTAACTAAATGTGTTGGCTCATTGCTAGAATGATAAGCTTTATATTGGTCTGGttctctgggtttttttctgttgtccCTGAATCCTTGTGCCCTGCATGTTTACAGGAAATACATTATCTCCTGCAAGCAAACTGAAGTGCCTGTCTCTGTGCCCTGGGACCCAAGTAACCAGGTATTGCTATTTTCTTGCACACATACACTTATTGAGCCTAGATTTTTTACCAATATATATTCAGACTGtcccttttgttttcttagatGTACCTGAGCTACAATAATGTATCCGCACTGAAACTAATGGATACCAGAAACAACTGGGTATTATCCTCTGAGAAAAACAAGGTCAGTAATGTTTGTCTTAGCATCCAGGATATAGCTTTTTAAATGGTTACAGCTGTTGTGAATCCTCCATGCATTCTGATCTGTATTGTGTTAGACAAGCTGCCCCGTCACACAGTCTGCCCTGGAGGAAGGCCcatatttttcaattaaattgtGGAGTAATGGAAGATAAGTCAGAAAACATTGTCTAAAGCCAAAACCTTAAACCTTCCTCTGCTCCATCCCTCTCTACAAGTCATCTTTCagacattttgagaaaagaGTTGAATGTAGCCACCCTCAAAATATGTATGATTACCATATTTATAATCCCTCATGCTCCCACCAGTTTATGTGGCAGTTTTGACAGCAATCAAACTCGATGTGCGCACATTGGAATAATGTGAAATCCTATTTATAGACACAAAAGCTCAACGTCtcattgtgtttctgctgcgTTCTCAGGTCAGACTGTACACGCTGGAGGAAAACCACATGTTGTGCTTCAAGGTGGAGATGAATGTCAGCGTAGCCGCAGAGCAGACGTTCCACCTCCTGTCAGAcctgaggaggagaaaggagtgGGACCCGCACTATGAGTCAGTATGAGAAATCATCTGGCACACAACCATTTACAGTTAATCCAACAGGAGATTGGCTTTAAGGATacatctgatttgttttcattgtccACAAATCACAAGACAATAACCAGGGGCCACAGGATGGAAAACATTCACAAACTAACAGTTTTATTAAAGAAGGGTTTAGTAATTTCCTAAATCTGCAGGCAATTGTTACTCAAACAAGAGGGTTTCTTATTTTCATCTGAGCCTGAATATGCATTTGGTGCTTTAGTGAGTATTTACGCCAGGAGGATAATTTATGTACGATGAAAAATATCACCCAGTGCAATGATGTGGTTTATTGCTAAGAACtttgaacaataataataatatgggCTAAATGAATTGTTGGTTttacctctttttttaaacattgttggaataggtttcaggtttcaaggtttcataaCACATATAACACATCACCAGCCATATCCTTTAAATTCcctttaaatataacattttatcaGCAACCAACCAAACAGAAACAGGGATAAAGTCAGATGATATGTTATGTCTGCATGAAATATAAACTATTTTCCTTTGAACATACTTAAAGCTAACACTGTGCCGCTGCAGCTGTTATATGCAGTGGATGTTACGGATACAATCAAGATGGTACGACGTTAGTTCTACATCtttatacattaatatataatCTTATCTGATGCTTATTCCTTTGTGTGCAGGGACTGTGAGGATATCAACCAAGCAGATGAGGAGGACACTCTTTATCGTGTGGCAGCACCGTCCGTCAGTAAATGGGGCAAAGGCCAGGACTTTATCTTGCTGGCGTCCAGGAGGAAGCCATGTGACGCCAGGTGTTGTAATATACGATACACACATAAAAGTGACCCttcttttctgtatttctttaagTTTCCCTTTTATTTCATGATTTCCTATTCCATCTCTTTCTATAATATAGTCATGCAACCCATTATAGCGTGACCGTATGCTCTTTCATAAAGTCTCATGATGCTATCctcatttttctctctcagggATCCGTATCTGATCGCTCTGCGCTCTGTCACTTTGCCTACTCACCCCCCCACTGAGGACTACACCAGAGGAGAAGTGCTCTGCGCCGGCTTCACAATCTGGGAAGAGTCCAGCACTGTCACCAAGGTTGGCACTTCAGCATGCGCGCTTCTGCTATGAGCTCATCCTCTGCATTAGCACTAACAATTCATCACTGCAGAACTAAAGGAAACACAAGACGCAGTGGTTTACTGCACCACTTGTGACCCGTAAGAGCCACTTAAGCATATTAATTAGATTAGATTGGATTAtgctttattgatcccacaTTGGGGAACagttttgttacagcagcaggtAGACGAAGCATTCCacattaattaaaaactaaataaaatagaaaaaatatatcaaaacatcaacagtgaAAGTATACTTTATATCTATAGAGCTTCACTATTGAGCACACCATACAAAATTACAGAACTGAAGCCAGAATACACAAATTTATATCTGAGAAAATACTTTGATGTTGGCAGACATGTTCTTTGAACATCATTGAAATGAATACCACCATTTTTGTATAGCTTTGTATTGATTCTATTGGAACATAATAAGGTTATGTTTCTTCTAATCTCTACGAAAGGTGATAGGACCGTAACACAGCTTTCTGTGTATTTGTCCAAAACAGTTTAACTAGTTTACTCAACCActgtcatgatccgtgtttcgtatctgtcatgtctttgtgttttattttgaaatgtttttccctcttgtgtcattttaacattcacttcctgtctgcgtttccctcctgtgcctgattgtgttcacctgttgcccctgtgtttctcctcccccttccagctgtctctcgtcttgtgattacccatgtgtatttagtccctgtttcccttttgtctgttgttcggtcgtcgtcatttcttccctgatcttgtccatgttacctgcctgttcctgtcgcccttcatgtctgaggctaagtgtttttcatgtcctgtgttaccCTTGCTTCAtgatttcatcaacagcttttgaataaagctcgctttttgtttttgacccttacctgcttcccctggatttactgcacttgggtcctgtttccccaaccctgacaaccACAAAGTTTTAGATCTTGCATTTGAGTAATGAAGGTATTAAATGCAGTATTGTAGCTTATGATGGCCTTCTTTTGAATCATCAACACCGTAGTGAACTGGTCGACATACCATATGGACGGTAATAACCTGTTGCGAAGCtgtaatttacttttaaaaacctTATTCTTATTGGCTATTCATGAAAGGTTTTGAATTCAATTGACAACAAGTCAGAACAAAGATATCCCTGCAGGCTTCGTGCCCTTAGAACTTGCATTGGATAAACGGGCCACTTTATGACCTGATGCTTTTTTGCTTTCAGATCACCTACTACAACCAGGCCACACCGGGAGTCCTCCCCTACATCTCCACAGACATCGCAGGCCTGTCCTCCAGTTTTTCCAGCGCTTTCTCTGCCTGTAGTCACTTCCTGGAGGCCAACAAGGACACCCCGGCTGCACTGCCTCCCCCTGCACTGAAAATCAGCATGGCCTCCCTACAAGTGGACGAGTAGCATCAGCAGGAAGGATTAGCATGAATGCACTGTCTCCCCCATACTTGAATGTACTGTACGTGTCCTACCATGATACAAACATCCTATTAATTGGTTTGTAGGTTCTTTAAAGTCCTTTATTCTCAGTGCCCCGTGTTTGAGGTATGAAGGAAGAGCGCACGATGTGTCTGAGCCCCTCTTGGATTATAAGACTGAAGTTTTTGTAGAGCTAATATATATGGAAAACCTACTGTGTTATACTAATTTAAAGATCAATGAATCATATTTTGATAGAGATTTAAGTATTTAACACAATCTTTGCAATGTATGATCGCCATGTTTTTAATGGTGTTGCCAGTGTTTCATTCTAAACTGTGATGTGTCAATCCGCCTCTTGTTTTAGGATATTTTCTACctcttaaataaagtaaactatTTGATCACGACTTTGAATACGAGTAGGCCAAGACGAACATTTATTGTGtaatgatgcttttattttgaaatgtatgtatattaGAGGACAACTCTTGCACTGATTTTATgatgtattttgacatttaatgGATCTCACATGCCAGGCTGTCTTGATTTGAActgaaacaataaacacaatggACCAGTGGATTGTGCTCATTTGAGCCGTTGTGTTAGTGTTCACCTCCCTGACACTGCATTCCTACCATTCCTTGACCATTTTCAAGGAACACAGCTGCAGCTCTACCCCACTGTAGCTGTGATGTTAGTGTTGTTATAGGTGCACAGGACAGAGGAGTAGTATGAAGTCCAAGTGAAACAGAAAGCTGGTGTTAATTGCTTACCAGGTATTGTGTTCCATGATCTTCCTGCTGTGATATCACCACTTCCTGGACAGCAAAACAGGGAAGTGCATAAGTACCAGCGGTGGAATgttacaaagtacatttactcaattgtttatttaaaaacgccctgttatgcttttgaGGGTTtcccattcctgtagtgtgttatatagttttctgtgtatgtaaatggtctgcacagactaatcccaaagttctctccagagggaATTTCGCTTTAAGGACTTATTCGAGATACTTgttctttactcaagtatttccattttgtggTCAATGTACTTCTACTTGCATTGTGAAGCTTAATATTGAACTCCTCTACATTATATAACACTCATAGTTTACTATAACTTCTTTTGTAAACATGTAATGTGATGCAGGACTGTAATCTTATATTACCTTGTAGTATTTCAGAAGTTATTAAGTTGACTCCACATTTACAAACtccaacattaaaatgaaatgacacGTATAGTTTAGTCATGAAAATATGATTATGATATCATAAaagactgttaaaaaaaaggagccaTTTTGCATACTTGGTACTTTTGATACATGGAGAACTTTTTACTGATAACACTTCTGAACTTCTACTTAGGTAACATTTTCAATTCAAAACTTCTACttgtattttaagaccatattatttatacttttacttaattatatatcatattttattaaatattccatttcattgcactattttatctgtcgatttcttatttttatttctaattttttGTTATGCTTCacattgtattttgctgctgtcccagtttgggatgaataaagtatttctgcttctgattctgattctgaagtaaaggatctgagttaATTTTTGTCCTGACAAGTGAATGCATCGGTGATTTACTGTCAAACACAAGAGCCACTAATCCTGTAAAATGAATCAGTTAAAGCGTCCCTGGATTTGTTATGTGTTCTGGCCTGCAGCTTGATGCTGGCTGCCAGGTCACACCACTCTGCAGGTCACTGCACCTGATGTGTGCTATTCTCGTTAAAGGCCTCGGTCAGTGAGGCAAGCTGCCCCCCTCCCGAAGGACTTCATCAGCCCTCACTCCAAACCATCCTATTCGTTGTCTGTTTTAGAAAGCTAGTCTGCACCTGCCTGTCCCTGTTGGCTCTTAACACTTCCAACAGCCTCCATCTGAGCTCCTCCTGCCAGAGTGCTTTCTCCCTGGTGCTCTGCACGCTTTAGCGCCATTGGCAGCCACTCTGTGAGCTACAAACAGCTTTATAGTACTGcaaagaggccttattatgcttgttggggtcttccctttcctgtagtgtgttatataggctTGTgaacatgtaaatggtctgcaaaggctaaaatccagaGGGGTTTTTCTCCACTGAGGATTACAATGTCCTCCTTATCTGGGAATTTGCAGGAGTTCACATTCAAAAGGTAAATGCAACTTACTTGAGGGGTTTGAAGGACTgatttcattaaattaaatacgATTAATTATCATAGTTATGCACAATTAAACCTGAGCAGAGGTCTAATCTAACACTTTTACATGTTTGCAAGGCTGGTGAATTCGTTTTTAATCTTAGTTCACACATTACCTTTcctaataatatatattacggtgtattttgtttaagtgaacatttatatattgatcGTTCAAAACATTTTGCACTGTTGAAAGGCTTAGatgcatcacatttaaaataacatattcctacagaaatgaataaacatcGGCTGATTTATTGCTCATCATCTCTGTATGCCCCTGCAGATCCACCCACCTCACCACCACGTGCTCCTCTAACTCCCCGCCTACGTTGTAAACACTAAACACGTGACCGGAAGTGAGAGACTGAAAGCGACGGATTTGCTGCACGGTACCGTTAGATAAAACTTATGAGACATTAAAGCAAGAGAATGAGCCGGGAATGTAGCACAAGGTTACGAAGTGCAACAAGAGAAAAACTCAGGAAGTTTAACTCTCTGCGCGGTGAGTTTTATTTACCTGTCTTGTATTATTTTACTAGctatccttccttcctcctgtGTCATAAATACATGCTTTTTCTCTGCCTGCAGCTGGAGAGGTGCAGCCCGGTAAGTTTTGGGACGTGGTGGTTCTGACGGCTGTGGatgagaagcagagagaagcTTATGAGCTGCAGATCAGAGAGAAGGTGCACAGAAAAGAGCTTCCGGTCGGAGTGCAATACAAAGTGCTCTCGGATCCGCCTGGATCTAAAATAGGTGAGTGAGTCAGACAGTCTCACTGCAGTTCCTTCTAGCTGTTGCTGAGGAAGAACAAAGCACAACATTATTTGTAATACTAAAATGTCCTTGTGTTTTCAAGGTAATGGAGGCTCCACTCTGTATGCCCTGCAGCAGCTGAAAGACATCTATGGGAAGAATCTGTGCAGACTGAGGGTCATCCTCATCCATGCAGGTTTGACATCTCAACGGCTTTTTGTTATtcttaatcatttaaataaattacaaataaagtttCTGCCCCACTTAGTTTTGTGTCTCTGCAACATCATTATCATGTAATTAACTTGACAGAAATGATCTCATGCACCAAAAGAGAAATCTACACCATTCGTTCAATAATGGCAGAGATTTTACAAAACTAATCTTGCATATCCAGCTGCCCCGCAACGTAACCTGATTTGGGCAAacctggaggaggagagtgatATTGTAAAATCAGGATATGGAAATGATCTATTGGTTATATGATTACCAACAATTTCAGTCATttgtcagatttgttttaagagCAAAACCTGCAGGAAAAGTCAagtctttatttgtcttttttctgttctaaatgaaaaatgtgatttgtttacTTAAATATACTGTgatctatataaatatatatattaccaCCCCTATTTCAAAGTGAAGGCCTTGATtgcaaatgctaaaaatgtttgaataattCCTGTACTGTTTGTGATGATTCCCACTTGTCATCCTTCCAGGAGGTTTCAGCCAGCGTCTGCCGAGTGCCAGCGCTCTAGGGAAGATCTTCATGGCCGTGCCTCTGGGGGATCCTCTCTACCAGATGCTGGAGCTCAAACTGGCATTATATGTAGATTTCCCGTCCCAAATGAAGCCTGGCGTGCTGGTGACCTGCGCGGACGACATCGAGCTCTATAGCACCGCAGAGCCCGAGAGTGTTAAGTTTGACAAACCTGGCTTCACAGCGTTAGCCCACCCCTCCCCGCTGTCTATCGGGACCACCCatggagtgtttgtgtttgactcaAAAGAAAAATCGTCTCAATCTGAAATGGAAAACACCTCCTGCCTTCGTTTTCTGCACAAACCGAGT
This DNA window, taken from Eleginops maclovinus isolate JMC-PN-2008 ecotype Puerto Natales chromosome 9, JC_Emac_rtc_rv5, whole genome shotgun sequence, encodes the following:
- the acot11b gene encoding LOW QUALITY PROTEIN: acyl-coenzyme A thioesterase 11b (The sequence of the model RefSeq protein was modified relative to this genomic sequence to represent the inferred CDS: inserted 1 base in 1 codon); its protein translation is MALEGKYADTMQDPLFIQESDEVYRNPTEVKMSQIVLPCHANHCGELSVGQLLKWMDSTACLSAERHAGCSCITASVDDIHFEHIIGVGNVVNIIAKVNRAFTSSMEVGILVNCEDLYADRQWKVCHAFATFVARRTGVGKVQLKQVLPRTQMEQMEYSLAAERRRMRLIHAEIITDLLNSSTAQLGECQEYQDAVPAEXTRVESVELVLPPHANHQVSTFGGQIMAWMENVATIAASRLCNAHPTLRSIDMFHFRGPSHIGDRLVLKAIVNNTFKQSMEVGVCAEAYQGGEPLRHINSAFMTFEVLDSDRKPSTVPRIRPEPVDGKRRYQEAVARRKIRLDRKYIISCKQTEVPVSVPWDPSNQMYLSYNNVSALKLMDTRNNWVLSSEKNKVRLYTLEENHMLCFKVEMNVSVAAEQTFHLLSDLRRRKEWDPHYEDCEDINQADEEDTLYRVAAPSVSKWGKGQDFILLASRRKPCDARDPYLIALRSVTLPTHPPTEDYTRGEVLCAGFTIWEESSTVTKITYYNQATPGVLPYISTDIAGLSSSFSSAFSACSHFLEANKDTPAALPPPALKISMASLQVDE